One region of Ictalurus punctatus breed USDA103 chromosome 6, Coco_2.0, whole genome shotgun sequence genomic DNA includes:
- the LOC108266687 gene encoding NXPE family member 3, which produces MMGYRTKFVVIFILLALSGFMLLISNIKSLENLRGQVIFTISEIQKSVHSVFQPTEILLPLEVNHTYCAHLGQELTAEEAKEERSLLNSIAWPGPLVQGLPVEFSSDPAKSYFVIQGPAEQHVGGQLVVEVHVQNFLGLPKKHGGDFLIARLHSPKLGAGVAGKVHDHKDGNYTVLFPLLWAGVVQVEITMVHPSEAVAVLKRFQKEQPDRVFFKSQFRSGALSDSTECNVCLPLNQKPFCNYTDPLTGEPWYCYKPKILGCDTRIQHHIGGYRTDGITEYDEMFFQRGVNLKVRIPASVTDQVTVLPEAPGQIKLNYTAAGYYYHDTWRPLNGAVMREFPDSAAITQCLRGKILYMFGDSTVRQWFEYLTAFVPEFNTHSPKRVGPFMAVDFRNNILMHFRLHGPPIRCNPVFTSKLRYVANELDRIQGGPDTVVFVSVWAHFNNFPIEMYIRRLRHIRKALVRLLNREPDTLVVIRTPNLHSITPNKGLYGSEWYYLQIDAVLRAMFRGLNVQLLDAWEMTLAHHLPHDMHPPPIIIKNAMNLILSHICGDGKNS; this is translated from the exons ATGATGGGATACAGGACAAAATTTGTGGTCATCTTTATTTTGTTGGCACTATCAGGGTTTATGTTGCTTATCTCCAACATCAAATCTCTGGAG AATTTGAGAGGGCAGGTCATTTTCACCATCAGTGAAATCCAGAAGAGCGTCCATTCAGTCTTTCAGCCCACTGAAATCTTGTTGCCACTGGAGGTAAACCACACATACTGTGCACACCTTGGCCAGGAGCTCACAGCAGAAGAGGCCAAAGAAGAGAGATCTCTGCTCAATTCCATTGCATGGCCTGGTCCCTTAGTGCAAGGCCTTCCTGTGGAGTTCAGCAGCGACCCTGCCAAGAGCTACTTTGTGATTCAGGGCCCAGCAGAGCAACATGTAGGTGGTCAGCTTGTGGTTGAAGTCCATGTGCAGAACTTCCTAGGTCTGCCTAAGAAGCATGGTGGAGATTTCCTGATAGCCCGGCTGCATTCACCCAAGCTTGGCGCTGGGGTTGCAGGGAAGGTGCATGACCACAAAGACGGGAACTATACAGTGCTGTTCCCACTACTGTGGGCTGGTGTAGTGCAAGTGGAAATCACAATGGTGCACCCCAGTGAGGCAGTCGCGGTGCTCAAGAGATTTCAGAAAGAACAACCTGACCGAGTGTTTTTTAAAAGCCAGTTCCGCTCTGGTGCCCTTTCAGACTCCACTGAGTGCAATGTGTGCCTGCCGCTCAACCAAAAGCCATTCTGCAACTACACTGACCCTTTAACTGGAGAGCCCTGGTACTGCTACAAACCCAAAATTCTAGGCTGTGACACACGAATACAACATCATATAGGAGGATATAGGACCGACGGCATTACGGAATATGATGAAATGTTCTTCCAGAG GGGTGTAAATCTCAAAGTTCGTATACCTGCATCAGTGACGGACCAAGTGACTGTATTACCTGAAGCACCAg gacaaattaaattaaattacactgCTGCTGGATATTACTATCATGATACCTGGAGGCCTTTGAATGGTGCAGTAATGCGCGAGTTTCCTGATTCAGCAGCCATAACACAGTGTCTTAGAGGGAAGATTCTATACATGTTTGGAGATTCCACTGTGCGGCAGTGGTTTGAGTACCTCACTGCATTTGTTCCTG AGTTCAACACTCACAGCCCTAAAAGAGTGGGGCCATTCATGGCTGTGGACTTCAGAAACAACATACTGATGCACTTCCGTCTTCATGGGCCACCCATCCGCTGCAACCCTGTTTTCACTTCAAAGCTGCGGTACGTAGCGAATGAGCTGGACAGGATCCAGGGTGGGCCAGATACAGTGGTTTTCGTGAGTGTGTGGGCTCACTTTAACAATTTTCCTATTGAGATGTATATACGCCGCCTCAGGCACATCCGGAAAGCATTGGTTCGTCTGCTGAACCGTGAGCCAGATACTTTGGTGGTGATTCGTACTCCCAACCTGCACAGTATAACCCCAAATAAAGGTCTGTACGGCAGTGAATGGTACTATCTACAGATTGATGCTGTGCTGCGTGCCATGTTCCGAGGACTCAATGTGCAGCTGCTGGATGCCTGGGAGATGACGCTGGCCCACCACCTCCCACATGACATGCACCCACCTCCCATCATCATCAAAAATGCTATGAACTTGATCCTCTCCCACATCTGTGGGGACGGGAAAAATAGTTAA